One Brachyspira pilosicoli P43/6/78 genomic window carries:
- a CDS encoding LexA family protein, whose protein sequence is MTELTDKQKHILNFLQKFMNENGYPPTVKEIMVHFNFASPTAVTTHLTALEKKGYVKKTGKRARGSVPINTVEKKDNLIKIPLLTNEVKAGLLMDVSDESYEDFFPLPESIAQNRKQFPYESKRRFYDRCSYKRRRYGIS, encoded by the coding sequence ATGACAGAATTAACAGATAAGCAAAAGCATATATTAAATTTTTTGCAAAAGTTTATGAATGAAAATGGATATCCTCCAACAGTAAAAGAAATAATGGTTCATTTTAATTTTGCCTCTCCAACAGCTGTAACTACACATTTAACAGCATTAGAAAAAAAAGGTTATGTAAAAAAGACAGGTAAAAGAGCAAGAGGAAGTGTACCTATAAATACAGTAGAAAAAAAAGATAATCTTATAAAAATACCTTTACTTACAAATGAAGTTAAAGCTGGTCTTTTAATGGACGTTTCTGATGAGTCTTATGAGGACTTTTTTCCATTACCAGAATCTATAGCACAAAATAGAAAACAATTTCCTTATGAAAGTAAAAGGAGATTCTATGATAGATGCTCATATAAAAGAAGGAGATATGGTATTAGTTAA
- a CDS encoding LexA family protein — MIDAHIKEGDMVLVNPSNIEPQNGDIVVAKIDDNGDEEITIKRFFKEKDCIKLVAENKEYPPIIQEKVSIVGKVVGLIRLKI, encoded by the coding sequence ATGATAGATGCTCATATAAAAGAAGGAGATATGGTATTAGTTAATCCTTCAAATATAGAGCCTCAAAATGGAGACATTGTAGTAGCCAAAATAGATGATAATGGAGATGAAGAGATAACTATTAAAAGATTTTTTAAAGAAAAAGACTGCATAAAATTGGTTGCTGAAAATAAAGAATATCCTCCTATAATACAAGAAAAAGTTTCTATAGTAGGTAAAGTAGTAGGACTAATAAGATTAAAAATATAA
- a CDS encoding ZIP family metal transporter, producing MIENASPVVLALFGGGITFAFTALGAGLVFFFVSEIKPKLLATMYGFAGGVMTAASFWSLLAPSIELSENTNLPNWLIPVGGFLFGAFFIWVLDKSLPHMHIVNGHEETEGAKVKLSKSILLFLAITLHNIPEGLAVGVTFGAFSIGDSGVSFNAALALALGIGLQNFPEGAAVSLPLKSTGVSKSKSFLLGAISGIVEPIAAVIGAIAVTKLTLILPIALSFSAGAMIYVVIEELVPEAVAEEHNHFGVFGFIFGFAIMMVLDVALG from the coding sequence ATGATAGAGAATGCATCACCAGTTGTTTTAGCACTATTTGGAGGTGGAATTACATTTGCTTTTACAGCACTTGGAGCAGGATTAGTATTTTTCTTTGTATCTGAAATAAAACCTAAACTGCTTGCTACTATGTATGGTTTTGCAGGTGGGGTAATGACTGCTGCTAGTTTTTGGTCTTTGCTTGCACCTTCTATAGAACTATCAGAAAATACTAATTTACCAAATTGGCTTATACCTGTTGGCGGTTTTTTATTTGGTGCATTTTTTATATGGGTATTAGATAAATCGTTACCGCATATGCATATAGTTAATGGTCATGAAGAAACTGAAGGCGCTAAAGTAAAGCTATCAAAAAGTATACTATTATTTTTAGCAATTACATTACACAATATACCAGAAGGTTTGGCAGTTGGTGTAACATTTGGAGCTTTTTCTATAGGAGATAGCGGGGTTAGTTTTAATGCTGCTTTAGCTTTAGCACTTGGTATAGGTCTTCAAAACTTCCCAGAAGGTGCTGCTGTTTCATTACCTCTTAAAAGTACAGGTGTTTCAAAATCAAAATCTTTTTTACTTGGAGCAATATCTGGAATAGTAGAGCCTATTGCTGCTGTGATAGGTGCAATTGCTGTTACTAAACTTACATTAATACTTCCTATAGCATTATCATTTTCTGCAGGTGCTATGATATATGTTGTTATAGAAGAATTGGTTCCAGAAGCTGTTGCAGAAGAGCATAATCACTTTGGAGTATTTGGCTTTATATTTGGTTTTGCTATAATGATGGTTTTAGATGTTGCTTTAGGATAA
- the lptB gene encoding LPS export ABC transporter ATP-binding protein, protein MFHKFLNIFKKKDKDIPSANRLTVDNFFNYDKENPSEIRAVNLTKFYGKRKIIENISYSVKQGEVVGLLGPNGAGKTTSFYITVGFVTATNGNVYLNDIDITKLHMYQRAQLGIGYLPQEASIFRKLSVEDNLLSILEYNDALTQKDRMDITDRLLEEFNITHVRKQKGYTLSGGERRRCEIARALTVNPKFILLDEPFAGVDPIAVIDIQNIIASLKEKGLGILITDHNVRETLRITDRAYIMGNGKILVQGSPEEIIANPLARKIYLGESFSM, encoded by the coding sequence ATGTTTCATAAGTTTTTAAATATTTTTAAAAAGAAAGATAAGGATATACCCTCTGCAAATAGACTTACAGTAGATAATTTTTTTAATTATGATAAAGAAAATCCTTCAGAAATAAGAGCAGTCAATTTAACAAAATTTTACGGCAAGAGAAAGATAATAGAAAATATTTCTTATAGTGTAAAGCAAGGCGAAGTAGTTGGGCTTTTAGGACCTAATGGGGCAGGAAAGACAACTAGTTTTTATATTACTGTTGGTTTTGTTACAGCTACTAATGGAAATGTTTATTTAAATGATATAGATATTACTAAGCTTCATATGTATCAGCGTGCTCAGCTTGGTATAGGTTATTTACCGCAAGAAGCTTCTATTTTTAGAAAACTTTCTGTTGAGGATAATTTGCTTTCTATACTTGAATATAATGATGCTTTAACTCAAAAGGATAGAATGGATATTACAGACAGACTTCTTGAAGAGTTTAATATCACTCATGTAAGGAAACAAAAAGGATATACACTTTCAGGCGGTGAGAGAAGAAGATGCGAGATAGCAAGGGCATTAACTGTAAACCCTAAATTTATTTTATTGGACGAACCATTTGCAGGAGTTGACCCTATAGCAGTTATTGACATACAAAATATAATAGCTTCATTAAAAGAAAAAGGACTTGGCATATTAATAACCGACCACAATGTACGCGAAACTTTAAGAATTACAGATAGGGCATACATAATGGGTAATGGTAAAATATTAGTTCAAGGAAGCCCAGAAGAGATTATAGCGAATCCTTTGGCACGTAAGATTTACTTAGGTGAATCTTTCAGTATGTGA
- a CDS encoding galactose ABC transporter substrate-binding protein — MNKFIFSLLLFLSILSSCSSKKVNESNDKSIDVAVAIYRYDDSFISFMRRNIETFLKSDNVKFTMTDAENDQVKQYDQIEAAIQRNVDALAINLVDPLAANLVIEKVKPSNIPVIFFNKEPKKDDLLSYDKVWYVGTRSVESGDMQGNIVLNSWLSNPSLDKNKDGKLQYVLLKGEEGHPDAEGRTERVKAILEENGIVLEELEMNNANWDILQAQTLMDAWIKKHENNIEFIFSNNDAMALGALKSIQKEGYNIGDSNKFIPIVGVDAIPEVIEEIKKNAILGTVLQSPKDQAKAIVDMVMNVVNNKDVLEGTGYTLDEVKAVRVPYKAITIENINDAMDAYK, encoded by the coding sequence ATGAACAAATTTATTTTTTCATTGCTATTATTTTTATCTATTTTGTCTAGTTGTTCATCAAAGAAGGTTAATGAGTCTAATGATAAGTCAATAGATGTTGCTGTGGCAATATATAGATATGATGATAGTTTTATTTCTTTTATGAGAAGGAATATTGAAACATTCTTAAAGAGTGATAATGTGAAGTTTACTATGACTGATGCTGAGAATGACCAAGTTAAGCAATATGACCAAATAGAGGCTGCTATACAGAGAAATGTTGATGCTCTTGCTATTAATTTAGTTGATCCTTTAGCTGCTAATTTGGTTATAGAAAAAGTAAAACCTTCAAACATTCCTGTAATATTTTTTAATAAAGAGCCAAAAAAAGATGATTTATTAAGTTATGATAAGGTTTGGTATGTTGGTACTAGAAGCGTTGAATCTGGCGATATGCAAGGAAATATAGTATTAAATTCTTGGCTTTCAAATCCTTCTTTGGATAAAAACAAAGACGGCAAATTGCAGTATGTTTTGCTTAAAGGTGAAGAAGGACACCCAGATGCTGAAGGAAGAACAGAGAGAGTTAAGGCTATATTAGAAGAAAATGGTATTGTATTAGAAGAGCTAGAGATGAATAATGCTAATTGGGATATACTTCAGGCACAAACTTTAATGGACGCTTGGATAAAAAAACATGAGAATAATATTGAGTTTATTTTCTCTAATAATGATGCTATGGCTTTGGGAGCTTTAAAATCTATACAAAAAGAAGGTTATAATATAGGAGACAGCAATAAATTTATACCAATAGTAGGAGTTGATGCTATACCTGAAGTAATAGAAGAGATAAAGAAAAATGCTATACTTGGTACTGTATTACAAAGTCCTAAAGACCAGGCTAAAGCTATAGTTGATATGGTTATGAATGTTGTAAATAATAAAGATGTACTTGAGGGTACTGGTTATACTTTAGATGAAGTAAAAGCAGTAAGAGTTCCATATAAGGCAATAACTATAGAAAATATTAATGATGCTATGGACGCTTATAAGTAA
- a CDS encoding galactose ABC transporter substrate-binding protein has product MGRRILNFVILLFISSSLIFTQNKKSSIGVALYRFDDNYIKYLKSYIEKNIGNKASLTILDSHNSQITQNDQIEIFLNRKVNLIAINLVNESYAQTIINKVSVRNIPIIFFNREPDLEALNSYNNVWYIGGSSENAGTAQGRVIADSWKSHANWDKNEDGKIQCIIIKGRTNSVESENRTQYMKDYLKKNNIKLNILAEVYAFDNRKTASIEMDKLMAKYSQKIEYIIASDDNMALGALDSIKKLGFNNDSRMLNYIPIVGIGGTPEYLEAIKNYSVFATVMQNPSTQAEVLSKVSLNIINNKSPLDGTTLSFENNKYIFVPYIPVTMFNLDRAIEIYK; this is encoded by the coding sequence ATGGGTAGGCGAATATTAAATTTTGTTATTTTATTGTTTATATCATCTTCTTTAATATTTACTCAAAACAAAAAAAGCAGCATAGGGGTAGCTTTATATAGATTTGATGATAATTATATAAAATATTTAAAAAGCTATATAGAAAAAAATATTGGAAATAAAGCTTCTCTCACTATATTAGATTCTCATAACAGTCAAATAACACAAAATGACCAAATAGAAATATTTTTAAATAGGAAAGTTAATTTAATAGCTATTAATTTAGTAAATGAAAGCTATGCTCAAACTATAATAAATAAAGTTAGTGTTAGAAATATACCTATTATATTTTTTAATAGAGAGCCTGATTTAGAAGCTCTTAATAGTTATAATAATGTTTGGTATATTGGAGGAAGCAGCGAGAATGCGGGTACAGCACAGGGAAGAGTGATAGCTGATAGTTGGAAGTCTCATGCTAATTGGGATAAAAATGAAGATGGAAAGATTCAATGCATAATAATAAAAGGAAGAACTAACAGTGTTGAAAGTGAAAATAGAACTCAATATATGAAAGATTATTTAAAGAAAAATAATATTAAGCTTAATATATTGGCAGAAGTTTATGCTTTTGATAATAGAAAAACTGCTTCTATTGAAATGGATAAATTAATGGCTAAGTATTCTCAGAAAATAGAATATATTATTGCTAGTGATGATAATATGGCATTAGGTGCTTTAGATTCTATTAAGAAATTAGGTTTTAACAATGACAGCAGAATGCTTAATTATATACCAATAGTAGGAATAGGCGGCACACCAGAATATTTAGAAGCGATAAAAAACTATTCTGTATTTGCTACAGTAATGCAAAATCCTTCTACGCAGGCTGAGGTTTTATCTAAGGTTTCATTAAATATAATAAATAATAAATCTCCATTAGACGGCACAACTTTGAGTTTTGAGAATAATAAATATATTTTTGTGCCTTATATACCTGTAACGATGTTTAATTTAGATAGGGCTATTGAAATTTATAAATAA
- a CDS encoding ferritin: protein MSIIKEDIIKLLNEQLNKELYSASLYFNMAGWCDKEGLKGCSQFLYGHFKEETTHFEKFRDFINKVGGQAIITEMKAPQSKFKSVEDLFKAILKHEEYVTSCINELVGKAMESKDHITVRFLDWFIQEQLEEEELFNEILSKIKMLGNGKLEGRDLYTFDGIMADFDSKKHSASSNEQ, encoded by the coding sequence ATGTCTATAATAAAAGAAGATATAATTAAATTATTAAATGAACAGTTAAATAAAGAGCTTTATTCTGCTAGTCTTTATTTTAATATGGCAGGCTGGTGCGATAAAGAGGGATTGAAAGGATGCAGCCAATTCTTATATGGTCATTTTAAAGAAGAAACAACTCACTTTGAAAAGTTTAGAGATTTTATTAATAAAGTTGGCGGACAGGCTATTATTACAGAGATGAAAGCTCCTCAAAGTAAATTCAAATCTGTAGAAGATTTATTTAAAGCTATATTAAAACATGAAGAATATGTTACTTCTTGTATTAATGAATTAGTTGGAAAAGCTATGGAAAGTAAAGACCATATTACAGTAAGGTTTTTAGATTGGTTTATACAAGAGCAGCTAGAAGAAGAGGAATTATTTAATGAAATATTAAGCAAAATAAAAATGCTTGGAAATGGAAAATTAGAAGGAAGAGACCTTTATACATTTGACGGTATTATGGCAGATTTTGATTCTAAAAAACATTCTGCTTCTTCTAATGAACAATAA
- the aroC gene encoding chorismate synthase translates to MGSVFGNNLKLSIFGESHGEAIGCVLDGFPYGINIDNNFIESEMDRRRAKNNKLSTTRQESDKVEILSGVLDNISTGMPIASIIKNENKRSGDYSNLKVLPRPSHSDYTAMLRYEGFNDIRGGGHFSGRLTAPLVFAGALAKLALKEKFDINIAGHIKQIYNIKDKYPNNELPSYEEFIKNYNKELSVFDDDAMEKMISTIEKAKLDMDSVGGIITAVAFNVPAGFGDPFYSSIESRIASSMFAVPAVKGVEFGLGFDFVNYKASECNDAYTIKESNNIKTIETKTNNNGGILGGISNGMPIVVNVAIKPTPSISKEQLTLNIETKEEEALIIKGRHDPCIAVRAVAVVEAALAISILDLCLDMKGRLI, encoded by the coding sequence ATGGGAAGCGTATTTGGTAATAATTTAAAATTAAGCATATTTGGTGAATCTCACGGAGAGGCTATAGGCTGTGTATTAGACGGATTTCCTTATGGAATAAATATAGATAATAACTTTATAGAAAGCGAAATGGATAGAAGAAGAGCCAAAAACAATAAACTCTCTACAACAAGACAAGAAAGCGATAAAGTTGAAATATTATCAGGAGTTTTGGATAATATAAGCACAGGTATGCCAATAGCTTCTATTATAAAAAACGAAAACAAAAGGAGCGGAGATTATTCTAATTTAAAAGTCTTGCCTAGACCATCGCATAGTGATTATACCGCTATGCTTAGATATGAAGGTTTTAATGATATAAGAGGAGGCGGGCATTTTTCTGGAAGACTTACTGCTCCTTTAGTATTTGCCGGTGCTTTGGCTAAATTGGCCCTTAAAGAAAAGTTTGATATCAACATAGCAGGACATATAAAACAAATATATAATATAAAAGATAAATATCCTAATAATGAGCTTCCAAGTTATGAAGAGTTTATAAAGAACTATAATAAAGAATTGAGCGTATTTGATGATGATGCTATGGAGAAAATGATTAGCACAATAGAGAAAGCTAAGCTTGATATGGACTCTGTAGGAGGAATTATAACAGCGGTTGCTTTTAATGTACCTGCTGGATTTGGAGACCCTTTTTACTCTTCTATAGAAAGCAGAATTGCTTCGTCTATGTTTGCTGTACCTGCGGTAAAAGGTGTGGAGTTTGGACTTGGTTTTGATTTTGTAAACTACAAGGCAAGCGAATGTAACGATGCATACACTATAAAAGAAAGCAACAACATAAAAACTATAGAGACAAAAACTAATAACAATGGCGGAATATTGGGCGGTATTTCTAATGGAATGCCTATAGTTGTAAATGTGGCAATAAAGCCTACTCCGTCAATATCTAAAGAGCAATTAACATTAAACATAGAAACAAAAGAAGAAGAAGCATTAATAATTAAAGGACGCCATGACCCTTGTATTGCTGTGAGAGCTGTTGCGGTTGTGGAGGCAGCACTTGCTATAAGCATACTCGATTTATGTTTAGACATGAAAGGCAGATTAATTTGA
- a CDS encoding histidine triad nucleotide-binding protein, which yields MSNDCIFCKIIKGEIPSKFIKENEYCVVFKDLNPKSDVHLLVVPKKHLKDITEIDNDLMGKVLDTIKEVAKENNLESFRIVNNCGENAGQSVFHLHFHVLSGANLKDNF from the coding sequence ATGAGTAATGATTGTATATTTTGTAAGATTATTAAAGGTGAAATACCTTCAAAGTTTATAAAAGAAAATGAATATTGTGTTGTATTTAAAGATTTAAATCCTAAATCTGATGTTCATTTGCTTGTTGTACCAAAGAAGCATTTAAAAGATATAACAGAGATAGATAATGATTTGATGGGAAAAGTGTTAGATACTATTAAAGAGGTTGCTAAAGAGAATAATTTAGAATCTTTTAGAATAGTTAATAATTGCGGAGAGAATGCTGGTCAGAGCGTATTTCATTTGCATTTTCATGTTTTATCTGGTGCTAATTTAAAAGACAATTTTTAA
- a CDS encoding TatD family hydrolase has product MIDSHCHLTYISKKAKDLKEVLERANKAGIYYFVDIGVHPSDIDERLYILSDAEGVFFSMGYYPDYANENDEHTIKAFELKIKTINKKTLENRKKLIYAVGEIGLDYYHDDSNKEEQKKFFSALCNAAKNVDLPILIHSRDAFKDTFSILKEADIPKRGIFHCFSGNVEDAKNALDLGYILSFSGSCTYLKNDFLREAAKYVPKDMFTIETDSPYLTPQKMRGRANEPSFIPYTAEVLAEARGESVSDIMENALINASRVLELPIDTSKHIN; this is encoded by the coding sequence ATGATAGATAGTCATTGCCATCTTACTTATATATCTAAGAAGGCTAAAGATTTGAAAGAGGTTTTGGAGAGAGCAAACAAGGCTGGAATATATTATTTTGTGGATATAGGTGTTCACCCTAGCGATATAGATGAGCGTTTATATATATTATCAGATGCTGAAGGCGTATTTTTTAGTATGGGTTATTATCCAGACTATGCCAATGAAAATGATGAACATACTATTAAGGCTTTTGAATTAAAAATAAAAACTATAAACAAAAAAACTTTAGAAAACAGGAAAAAACTTATTTATGCTGTTGGAGAAATAGGATTAGATTATTATCATGATGATTCCAACAAAGAGGAGCAGAAGAAATTTTTCAGTGCTTTATGCAATGCTGCAAAAAATGTTGATCTTCCAATACTCATTCACAGCAGAGATGCATTTAAAGATACTTTTAGCATACTTAAAGAAGCAGATATACCAAAAAGAGGAATATTTCATTGTTTCAGCGGAAATGTGGAAGATGCTAAAAATGCTTTAGATTTGGGATATATACTTTCTTTTTCTGGTTCTTGTACATATTTAAAGAATGATTTTTTAAGAGAAGCGGCTAAATATGTTCCTAAAGATATGTTTACAATAGAGACTGATTCTCCATATTTAACACCTCAGAAGATGAGAGGAAGAGCTAATGAACCTAGCTTTATACCATATACCGCAGAAGTTTTGGCAGAGGCTAGGGGAGAGAGCGTTTCTGATATTATGGAGAATGCTTTAATCAATGCTTCAAGAGTTTTAGAGCTTCCTATTGATACTAGCAAACATATAAATTAA
- a CDS encoding amidohydrolase has product MNKKTLLPIILLVFSFIVIGCSKSNNYADTVITGTIYTSETNQKIVSAIAIKDGVYQYVGDEEGVKAFIGDNTEVINLESGMAMPSFFEAHAHAELGGIGKLYQVELYDGKSMQDYEQIVSNFVAEHKDLKILRGSGWGNGYTPKNGPTKDVLDRISTEIPIVLTSQDYHSIWVNSKALEIAGVDANTPDVEGGVIERDPVTKEPTGTFREKAQDLILSKLPDYTIEEYKNGILSYQEEALSYGVTSIFNPMLNMNTDGKNLFSALNELDKNGELKLNYFSGYQVLAENEPISNLNVIAELKKQANGNKFKLTTVKLFADGVVEGKTAYLLEDYTSDPGFRSVGLWEQDFMNEVCLKAQELGLQIHIHSIGDAAARLSINALDYVQKQTGATNKRHAITHLQLVHKDDIKRMGELNIVAVANPYWFFKEDGYYYELELPYLGERAEHEYPMKDLFDAGCVVSLASDYPVTVPPRPLDGIQVGATRMNLEGEAHSLLGADQIVTVEQMMDSATINGAYQNFAEDTLGSIKVGKKADFIILDQNILEIAPTDITKTKVLKTYSDGKLVYEAA; this is encoded by the coding sequence GTGAACAAAAAAACATTATTACCAATCATTTTACTAGTTTTCTCTTTTATTGTTATCGGTTGCAGTAAATCAAATAACTATGCTGATACTGTAATAACTGGAACAATATACACTTCTGAGACTAATCAGAAAATAGTATCTGCTATTGCTATTAAAGATGGTGTGTACCAATATGTTGGGGACGAAGAAGGAGTAAAAGCGTTTATAGGTGATAATACCGAAGTTATTAATTTAGAAAGCGGTATGGCAATGCCTAGTTTTTTTGAAGCTCATGCTCATGCTGAGTTAGGCGGTATAGGTAAATTATACCAAGTTGAATTGTATGACGGTAAGTCTATGCAAGATTATGAACAAATAGTTTCAAACTTTGTGGCGGAACATAAGGATTTGAAAATATTAAGGGGTTCTGGTTGGGGAAATGGATACACTCCTAAAAATGGTCCAACTAAAGATGTACTTGATAGGATTTCTACAGAGATTCCTATAGTATTGACATCACAGGATTATCACTCAATTTGGGTGAATTCTAAAGCTTTAGAAATTGCGGGTGTTGATGCTAATACTCCTGATGTTGAAGGCGGAGTGATAGAGAGAGACCCTGTTACCAAAGAGCCTACTGGAACATTTAGAGAAAAAGCTCAAGACCTTATATTGTCTAAATTGCCTGATTATACTATTGAAGAATATAAAAACGGCATATTATCTTATCAGGAAGAGGCTTTATCTTATGGAGTTACATCTATATTCAATCCTATGCTTAATATGAATACAGATGGAAAGAATTTATTTTCTGCTTTAAATGAATTAGATAAAAACGGAGAATTAAAATTAAATTATTTCTCTGGTTATCAGGTATTAGCAGAAAATGAACCAATATCAAATTTAAATGTAATAGCTGAATTAAAAAAACAAGCTAATGGAAATAAATTTAAACTTACAACAGTAAAATTATTTGCTGACGGTGTAGTAGAAGGAAAGACTGCTTATTTACTTGAAGATTATACTTCTGACCCAGGATTTAGAAGTGTAGGATTATGGGAGCAGGACTTTATGAATGAAGTATGTTTGAAAGCTCAGGAATTAGGTCTTCAAATACATATACATTCTATAGGAGATGCAGCAGCTAGACTTTCTATAAATGCACTTGATTATGTACAAAAACAAACAGGTGCTACTAATAAAAGACATGCTATAACTCATTTACAGTTAGTTCATAAAGATGATATAAAAAGAATGGGAGAGTTAAACATAGTTGCAGTTGCTAATCCTTATTGGTTTTTCAAAGAAGATGGATATTATTATGAATTAGAGCTTCCTTATTTGGGAGAGAGGGCAGAGCATGAATATCCTATGAAAGATTTATTTGATGCGGGTTGTGTTGTGTCTCTTGCTAGCGATTATCCTGTAACAGTACCTCCTAGACCTTTAGACGGTATACAAGTTGGTGCTACAAGAATGAATTTAGAAGGTGAAGCTCACTCATTACTTGGTGCTGACCAGATTGTAACTGTTGAACAGATGATGGACAGTGCTACAATTAATGGAGCTTATCAGAATTTTGCTGAGGATACTTTGGGTTCTATAAAAGTGGGAAAGAAAGCTGATTTTATAATATTAGACCAAAATATATTAGAGATAGCTCCTACAGATATTACTAAAACTAAAGTGTTAAAAACTTATTCTGATGGAAAATTAGTTTATGAAGCAGCATAA
- a CDS encoding Gfo/Idh/MocA family protein codes for MDKVNISLIGVGRMGQFHLNVINQINSINLKGIYDADENHLNEVSNKYNINKFSSLDEAIDNSDAVIIASPTKYHFEIAKKALEKGKHVLVEKPMTETYIQAKELQEIVNKKNLILQVGHVERFNGAVQELHHIIEKPYLIEARRLAPFTPRITDVGVVFDIMIHDLDIVTSLVKKPVIRFSASGKRVRTNNEDIASALLEFEDETIATISASRITQEKIRTLAISTEDAYFILDYATQDITIHRQASSESKIKTSIGINYTQESIIERVFIHRDNPLKLEDEHFANCILGKDKRFVSVENDVNTIKLTEDILKKIKETW; via the coding sequence ATGGATAAAGTAAATATTTCTCTTATAGGTGTAGGCAGAATGGGACAATTCCACCTTAATGTTATAAATCAAATAAATAGTATTAATTTAAAAGGTATATATGATGCTGATGAGAATCATCTTAATGAAGTATCTAATAAATATAATATTAATAAATTTAGTAGTTTAGATGAAGCCATAGACAATTCGGATGCAGTAATAATAGCAAGCCCAACAAAGTATCATTTTGAAATAGCAAAAAAAGCATTAGAAAAAGGCAAACATGTATTGGTAGAAAAGCCAATGACAGAAACTTATATACAAGCTAAAGAATTACAAGAGATAGTAAATAAAAAAAATCTAATACTTCAAGTAGGACACGTTGAAAGATTTAACGGTGCAGTTCAAGAACTTCATCATATAATAGAAAAGCCTTATTTAATAGAAGCAAGAAGATTAGCACCATTTACACCTCGTATTACAGATGTTGGTGTTGTATTTGATATAATGATTCATGATTTGGATATAGTAACATCTCTTGTAAAAAAGCCTGTTATAAGATTTTCAGCAAGCGGTAAGAGAGTGAGAACAAACAATGAAGATATTGCTAGTGCTTTATTAGAGTTTGAAGATGAAACTATAGCAACAATAAGTGCAAGCAGAATCACACAAGAGAAAATTAGAACTTTAGCTATAAGTACAGAAGATGCTTATTTTATATTAGATTATGCTACCCAAGATATTACAATACACAGACAAGCAAGCAGTGAAAGTAAAATCAAAACTTCTATAGGAATTAATTATACTCAAGAATCAATCATTGAAAGAGTATTTATTCACAGAGATAATCCATTAAAATTGGAAGATGAGCATTTTGCAAACTGTATATTAGGTAAAGATAAAAGATTCGTCTCTGTGGAAAATGATGTAAATACCATTAAATTAACAGAAGATATACTCAAAAAAATTAAAGAAACTTGGTAA